In Pongo abelii isolate AG06213 chromosome 5, NHGRI_mPonAbe1-v2.0_pri, whole genome shotgun sequence, the DNA window GAATGAATTTGATGCACCTGTCAGAATGTGGAAATCCTAACTGgatcctgtttctctctctctctttttttctttatagagaaATGCGAAGGACCTTGTATCTCTTCTTCCAACTGCAGCCAGGCCTGTGCTAAGGACTTTCATGGAGAAATAGGATTTACATGTAATCAAAAAAAGTGGCAAAAATCAGCCGAAACATGTACAAGCCTTTCTGTGGAAAAACTCTTTAAGGTGATGCATTTGCAAATTATTGGTGACAGAAGCCAATCCCCCAGGAGAAAGTAGAGACATTTTTAATGTGATCTGTTCAGCATGACAAAAAGTCTCAGATCTGCACTTAGAAAAATCTACAGAATGGGTTAAATTTGTTTCTTGACCTTCTTCCCTTACCCAAACTCTCAGGTAGTCTCCCTCCTCTCCACATGCTCTCTATTTCTCTCGCTAAGaaacttttctcaaaaaaaaaaaaaaaaaagatatgaaactCATTTATGCTATTGTGTATATGATTGCTTAGAGGTTACATTTTAGCTCTAAAGGTGGGTTCGTATGCCTCTTGTGATAATCAGTTAATCAACTAAATGTGTCTAGGATCAAATTTATTTTgatatctctttttttgtttttgaaatggagtcttgctctgcctccaggctggagtgcagtggcgcaatctcagctcactgcaacctccgcctcctgagttcaagcgattctcctgccttagcctcccgaggagctgtgactacaggcacgtgccaccacacccagctaatttttgtatttttagtagagacggggtttcaccatgttggccaggatggtcttgatctcttgacctcgtgatctgctcacctcggcctcccaaagtgctgggattacaggcgtgagccaccgtaccggGCCTTGATATCTCTTTTTAATACTTTCAATCTCTTGaccaaaagaaaggagagatgtGTGCTCGAGCTaaaggaacagaattgaatgcatacaacacatcCAGTTAAAGTTAAAATCTCTTTTATATCCTTCCAGGTAGCAACTATTTTCTTCTACCTTCCCTGCAATCCCATGGAAGCACATGGATGtctgcattttctaaaattttaacagTGGTTTTACAAGGGGATTGCAGCTGGCTTCTCTGTCACTTAGCCTAGGTAATCACATAGAAGTCCTTGCAACTATGGTCGCACTCAAAAgtgaatgaaaggaaataaatcatTGCTTTGCTTTATTCAAAGCACATTCTGAGTGAGTCTAGgtaaaagaatcagaaaatgaGCAAATCACCTCTTCTAACTAGTAAACTCTAAAGTCTGAAATTGTCATTCCTTAGCATTCTGCGTTTGACCTGCCAACCTCCCAAATCCACTCCCCCATGAAATTCCATGTGgctcttctttcccttctctgtaGAAAATTATCTTGTTATAATATTTGAGTTAAAAATCACTGTCCTGATAGCAAATTCCAATAGTAAAGGTCAATATCCTGGTTCCTGGTAATTTGGGTGAAATCCCCTGCCTCTTTCTGATCCCACTGTATCCTCTCCACCCCCCTCTGCATCGAAACCACTTTTTAGGACTCTTTGCTTCTCCATCTAACTTCCTCATGTAGATTGTTTGTGCTTTAGCTCCTTTAGTCTGATACATGGTAGGTAGTTAATCATTTTTGAATGAAACTACATTTGTTTTAAACAGGACTCAACTGGTGCATCTCGCCTTTCTGTAGCAGCACCATCTATACCTCTGCACATTCTAGACTTTCGAGCTCCTGAGACCATTGAGAGTGTAGCTCAAGGAATCCGTAAGAACTGCCCCCTTGATTATGCCTGCATCACTGACATTGTGAAATCATCAGAAACGACATCTGGAAATATTGCATTTATAGTGgagttattaaaaaatatttctacagaGTTGTCTGATAATGTTACTCAAGAGAAAATGAAGGTATTCTTTGTTAATCAtgaaaaaatgatgtttttcttaaaattttcatttgaataGTTTCAAATGTACTTTCCAGGGCAAAAACTACAGTGACAGCAACCATCACAGCAACAGCAGGCATTTCACTTCGGTTTGGGATCTTGATTCATTCTAGTTTATGGAGGTTTTCAAGTAGTTAAGACATTTTTAATACCTATCTTTGTACACACttcatattttcaagaaaatatcaCATAGTGTAGTGATGGCTGTGAGCAAGACGGAATGTACACTAGTGTTTCTAAATTATATTCTTTAGAACAGGGGTTCCCAACACCCAGGCAGTGGATTGGTACCGGGCTGTGACCTCTTAGGatctgggctgcacagcaggaggtgagcgtaGGGTGAACAAACATTACCACCTGGGCTCTGCCTCCTGCTGGATCAgctgcagcattagattctcgtagAAGCACAGACCTTATTGTGAGCTGCTTATGAGAGGGAtgtaggttgtgtgctccttaggaaaatctaatgcctgaagatctaagatggaacagtttcatcctgaaaccatccccacctctgccacccagagcccatggaaaaattgtctttcacaaagctagtccctggtgccaaaaaggttgaggaccactGCTGTAGAACATaaccattctgagaaatgttaatggagattccatttttaaaagggaTATCTGTAGCCCATCAGTTGTAGGAGGTTCTGAGTTAAACAAAATTAGGCAAGTTTCCATAtggcaggacttctcagagcctttaatatcCTAATGAACTTGGGAATTCTTTGTAAGGCAGAGGGAGATAGGGACAGAGTGTGCAGTCTTTCTCAAGCTTGGATGACCAGAGAACAtacctccactctcctccattaaACAATCATTAAAATCTCATGGCAAACTTGGGTTCTACACACTGCAGTCTGGAAATGCTGCCCTGTGTGCAATAATAAAGCAGGTAAATCttagctgtgattttttttttgcattattttacttttcttccctctgtgtgcCTTACTAATGCGGATTCTAATACATAGGGAATTTGAAGAGAAATATGCCAAATAAGATTGGATAACTTGATCTTTAGAAATTTTAGGTTTTAGAAATCAACTTTGTACAACAATGCGTAAATCCTTAGTATAATGTTCACCTTTCTCCATTGCAGAGCTATAGTGAAGTGGCCAACCACATCCTTGACACAGCAGCCATTTCAAATTGGGCTTTCATTCCCAACAAAAATGCCAGCTCGGATTTGTTGCAGTCAGTGAATTTGTTTGCCAGACAACTCCACATCCACAATAATTCTGAGAACATTGTGAATGAACTCTTCATTCAGACAAAAGGGTTTCACATCAATCATAATACCTCAGAGAAAAGCCTCAATTTCTCCATGAGCACGAAAAATACCACAGAAGATATCTTAGGAATGGTACAGATTCCCAGGCAAGAGCTAAGGAAGCTGTGGCCAAATGCATCCCAAGCCATTAGCATAGCTTTCCCAACCTTGGGGGCTATCCTGATAGAAGCTCACTTGCAAAATATGAGTCTTCCCAGACGGGTAAATGGTCTGGTCCTATCAGTGGTTTTACCAGAAAGGTTGCAAGAAATCATACTCACCTtcgaaaagatcaataaaacccGCAATGCCAGAGCCCAGTGTGTTGGCTGGCACTCCAAGAAAAGGAGATGGGATGAGAAAGCATGCCAAATGATGTTGGATATCAAGAACGAAGTGAAATGCCGCTGTAACTACACCAGTGCGGTGATGTCTTTTTCCATTCTCATGTCCCCCAAATCAATGACCGACAAAGTTCTGGACTACATCACCTGCATTGGGCTCAGCGTCTCAATCCTAAGCTTAGTTCTTTGCCTGATCATTGAAGCCACGGTGTGGTCCCAGGTGGTTGTGACGGAGATATCATACATGCGTCACGTGTGCATCGTGAATATAGCAGTGTCCCTTCTGACTGCCAATGTGTGGTTTATCATAGGCTCTAACTTTAACATTAAGGCCCAGGACTACAACATGTGTGTTGCAGTGACATTTTTCAGCCACTTTTTCTacctctctctgtttttctggatGCTCTTCAAAGCACTGCTCATCATTTATGGAATATTGGTCATTTTCCGTAGGATGATGAAGTCCCGAATGATGGTCATTGGCTTTGCCATTGGCTATGGGTGCCCATTGATCATTGCTGTCACCACAGTTGCTATCACAGAGCCAGAGAACGGCTACATGAGACCTGAGGCTTGTTGGCTTAACTGGGACAATACCAAAGCCCTTTTAGCATTTGCCATCCCGGCATTGGTCATTGTGGCTGTaaatctgattgtggttttggttgttgttgtcaACACTCAGAGGCCCTCTATTGGCAGTTCCAAGTCTCAGGATGTGGCCATAATTATGAGGATCAGCAAAAATGTTGCCATCCTCACTCCGCTGCTGGGACTGACCTGGGGTTTTGGAATAGCCACTCTCATAGAAGGCACTTCCTTGACGTTCCATATAATTTTTGCCTTGCTCAATGCTTTCCAGGTAAGTTCCAAGAGGGAGACTTTTCTGTGTTACTCTGACTAGACCGTAAAAAAATGGCTATGATTTGAAATTATAGAACAGAAAATGTTCTCTCCACTTCCTTTTATATCTTAGGGTTATTTGGCTATGGCATCTCTGACTGTATTGATTGTCAAGTTGAATTTAGCTGACTAGGGTGGTTGGGTGGaaatctccttccttctttcctcactGTTGCACCTGTGTCCGTACTAAAGTTTCAATGTTAGAAGAAGCTAATCTTCACTTATAGAGGACTATTATTTGGTCAGGGATATGTGAGGTTACATGTTATGCCTCAAAACAAGCATATTTTTTATCCTTTCTCCAGCGGTTTGGGAACTCAGTGAGATAACAGTTGCTTTCTATATTATGAAGTAATGGGCCTTGCCACTCACTTTGGGTGTTAGCCAGTCAGGAGTTCTCATACCTCTTTCCTGCTAGTccctgtgaaataaaaataaattgttatttatAGAAACAGATCTTGCCATATGTTACCTGATCTTGGGAACGCCACTTTTCTCTGGGTCTCAACTATTTGGTTCTTACTATTTGGTTCTTTGCAGTAGAATTTTCCCCACTACTCTTTTAAATAATGTAACTAAACAGCAAAGTATTCCTATTAACATGTCAGTATCATTCTGTTTAAAAGCATGATACAAAATAGAAAGCAGACTTTAAAGAAATGCCAACTCAGATCAATTATATATCTTACTCATAATTCTATAATAACTATGGAACACATTTATTCTACTCCTTCTGTTGCATTGATTTACAGTGAAATCTTTGacatgagggattttttttttttaaatcaaagactCTGGGACTTTTGATAAATTTCCCCACTCTTGAAGTTACTCTGGTGAGTAATGATCTCATCCTTTCTTACTTTGTAACTTAATTAAACCGTGGGAAATTTtgctctgtatttctttttcagttcatttgtgtttctctcttcttgatagaaagaaaaatacccaAATGCTTCCAGTTATACACATTTCTCTTTACTCAGCAAGCTCTTCCTGTGACTTAACATCTAAAATTTTAATCTGATGAATGTTTCTTCACCATGAACTCTCCTTAGATTGATAGTGAAAAGACCCTAGCCTTATAAATCTCTGTagcattctctttcttttatgtagaaatgtttttttttccaccagCTTAGAGGCCTTGGCTGTCTATTTACTGACTTTTAACTCCAACTCAAAGTAGCCTAGAATATAAGTTTCATTTTCTTAAGACACCATCCATGATTGTGATTTTGAATTACAAGTTTCTGTCACATGTTACTGTCATCATGAGTAGAAACAGCTACCTCAATATTTGGGAAGAAAGTAACATAACTGCATAAGGCTGAAAACTATCCTACATCTACagccattcaataaatatcaataaCCCTCCTGCACATTCCAGTGCGGGTGATGATCCTCTTCCAAGGGTGGGGGCAGACTCAAAGGAACACCCATCAGTGCATTTTTATCTGCATTAGTGGAAACTGAACTTTCTAATGTCCAATAACTGCCCTAGGGGGTATCTAGAGGAGTGGTATGAAAATAACAGCTGAGATATTTTTCGAAAACCATCCCTCATGAATCTGTTGAATTTTGCCACAGGGTTTTTTCATCCTGCTGTTTGGAACCATTATGGATCACAAGGTAATATGAATTTGTTTCCTCCTTATAAATGGTTTTCATGTGGCTGGGGGAAGAAGGAGGATGAAGCAGTTTTGATTGGAGAGCATACTCCAGGGGAGTTGAGTTTATGAGGATGGTTCAAGGAATCAgctgtgaaaaggaaaaaaaaaacacaccaataTTCTGTCATTTCTTGCTCTTTATCAAGTCAACAGGAGGCTGTGTGCAAGTATTGCTggtgaaaagaatggaaatcataatcaCAGTTTTAGTCCTAATACCAAATCCCAAATCTAATTATAATTACACCCTAGCTTTTATCCAAATCTTGTTACTTGCCAGTCACTATGCCAAAGTCCTCTGATATTGCTTCTGCCAGGGTTACTGGTCTTAAAGTTTCAGGACAGGCAATTCAGTTGTTTCTTCCAACATCTGTCAGGTACTTCTCAATGTCATTGCTTCTTTAGATAAGAGATGCTTTGAGGATGAGGATGTCTTCACTGAAGGGGAAATCGAGGGCAGCTGAGGTAAGCCTTCCCCTTTTAGTCTCAGCCCTGGAGGGTCCGTGTCCTCGCCGGTTATGCAGAGACAAATACCATAGCTCAGTACTCAGGATCTGTGGGCAAAGAGGATCAATAAAGcatacttcattcattcatttcttcattcggTAAATTTGGAGTATTCTGCTAAAACTGAAGGTCAGTGGAATATACCCTTCAAGAGAATGTTTCACATTGGATGTATTTCAGTTTGACATTTGAACCCATCAAGATGGGACCATATGAACTCAGGATCATAGATTGGTAAAATGTGAGAGCGGTGAAATGAGAAATGAGTTAGAAATGAGATTCTAGTCCAACCCATTCATTTTACAGGTATGGAAATCAAAGCCCAGAATACTTATGGGATGGGCACACGGCCACCCAGCTGATCAGTAGCAGAATCACAACAGGGACCAATTGGCATTAAAATCTCTTTCTATTCTCCTTATTTGAGACTCTTTTGAGTAAACCATACTCTCTTGGATTGGAGTATCTATGTATTTAGAGATCTTGAAGACTTTGGGCCTGGTTATCAGTCTCAAGGCACCAAGTAACATTGCTGATACTACTTTATTAATTAGAAGTTATTTGTTTAACCTACAGATTCACATTAGGAGCCccttccttaaaaacaaaaactttttggGTACATTGATAACTACCATTTATATTTAGATAGCATTGAGTGGGACTTTTAGTATCATAGTTTATCTATTCTAAAATAGGCATTTTCTTCGTCTTTTAACGTTTCTGAAATTGGAATGTATCTTATATTCAATGGCATGTCATAGTTTAATTggaaagttttgtttcttttattttttagcagaACATAAAAATAGTGATGTAGCTTACACTTAGATTCAGTGAAATAGGATAATTTAGTTCTGTGTAGCTATATCAGTGTGAGTACTccttttcatgtattcattttcacatatttatctcTAGAGAGGGATACACATTTTGTCAATATCATTACTCATTACCACCACTGTTATTTTTCCCCCACTTAGAATGCATCACTAGGCCCAACCAATGGATCTAAATTAATGAATTGTCAAGGATGAAATGtgagtattaaaaatacaaagagaaatttCACTTGCAATTTGTATCAATCCACCAACGCCCCTTGTGACCACACTATTGCCTGCTACGTGATGCTGGAATGAggtgggaggggaagagggggaCATATTTTTCAGAGAATGGAAACATCTTTATTGTCTAgcacataaatgaaaatatgtacattttctttaaaacctATGTCATCTCAGCGTACATGACCAAACCCATCACACCTGCTGTCTACAGTGCTCACATACCTTAATTCCATCTTGTCAGTGAGTAGTAACACTCATAATAGCCCCATTGTTGAAAAAGAACACTTGATTGATTGGAATCACAAAGCAACAGTTCTGTCTTTCCTAATGAAGTGGAACCCAGAATCATTCCTAAGCGGGTGTGGGTGGGGTTGTGGCAAATTAGCTACCTACTCATAGCCAACCCCTGAGACTTATTTCTACACAGGTGAAACCAGGGGAGAACACACATTAGGCAGCCAGGAAGCAGGACAATAAGTCACAAAATGGCAGCCAGAAGCCTGAGAGGTACTGGGGGAATGTGGGCAGGGATGATCAACCTTGGGAATGGGTTTGCTTGGAGAGGTTTCATGGCCTTTCTACATTGTTATAGAAGAGACTCAGACTTTCAAACAAAATACCATTTGGCAGCAGCCACatcctttttatatttctttccctttctgagTCATAGTCCATGTATTGAGCAATGGGCCAAAAGAAGGGGTTGAATCTCATGGAACCAAAGACACTCTGAGTTGGGACATCCATGTTACAGACCCTACAAACCGTATGCTGTGCTCGTATGGGACACTGACATACAGtcccagggagagggagagagaggtggaggGCTCTGTCATATACATGGAGTGGCATGTGTGAGTGCTGGGAAAACGGGGAGAGGAAAACACAGGCCTGTTATCTTTAATAATTGTCCTCCTATTTGGAATTTTATAGGAGAACTTTACAAAGGTTGACCCTCCTACTCGCTGCCCATTTCCTAGTCTGTCAGCTTCCTCCGGGATGAAACATCACTATAACGTTTCCTAATTTGCCTCTAATAGAGAGTCACTAATTCAAATGACCTATTAAAAACACAGCTGGCCTTTCTATTAAGGTCCTAATTAAAGAACCACTTGTTTTAGGTTTATCAGACTGTCTCAGATGGAGGAGGCCCTGCCTTTGGGGgatactgtgcccagcctttcaAGAGAAGTGCGTAGTGAAGGCCTTATCTCCAGCTGGTTGGGGATCCTTGGTTGGCTGTAGTCTAAGTTGGAGAAACACAGTAGAAGGCAAGATCAGGAGCTACACTACTTACTAGGGTAGGGGATGTACAAAGGAGTCTGCCAGTATTAGAAGGAAGTCCAGGAAGGAGGTGGAATGCCCTTACAATACTCCCTGATGAAGTCTTCATCACATAATTCTTTATCAAGTTGCTGTATTTTTGAAGCTACATGAGGTAGGCGAGGAACTGAGGATTGGATTCTTTCAGCATATCCCTTGCAAGTGGCTCTGTGCCCATTGAATTTTCTCAGTATTGGGGCCTGTGCTTTTCACATCTGGACACACATGGTACCAGAAGGGCTCTATAATCGCAGCTGGCATCATGGTAGACCATGTTGGGGACCCAACAAAGATTACAGTACAAGGCTAAGAAATTCACACTAGATGATCCTCTAAAGTCCAGAGTGGAGGGTGGCAGCACCAGAGGGTCTCTCGGCAGAGAGAGGGGCCCCACACACAGGGTTCAGGGCAAAACCCCAGGCACACTGAGGGTGTTTGGTAAGcaccaggagtggtggtggtcCGGGGCAGGGCTGAACCACGGGGGAAGGCAGTGTCCCAGACCTTCACCAAGAATAAAGGATCGAAGGCTGACATGGTCTCAGGAGGTAGGCAGAATTCTGGGAAACGGGTCGAGAGGTCAGAACTGGACTTGCAAGAAGAATTGAGGCTTCCGGTGTTGGGGGACACTCCTCATATCCCAATGATCGCAGGTCAGAATTGTTCTTAGAAACAGGGTTGAGACAAGTCTGTCAGGTGGTCCCAGGGTCGGGGAAGGAGGACTGCAGAGGTGGAGAAACAGGGAACTTAGCTTTGGGTATAGATTCTCATTGGGAACCCCATCCTGGGAGGCAGGGGAGAGAGGGCCACGGCATTCTGTCGGCGGCCACAGCTCCACAGCGCCCTCTGTTGTTCATATTGGGGGCAGGACAAGCCGGCTGTTAGATTCCAGGGGCACCAGGAAGGCTCTGGGTTCCTCCAGTGTCTTGCATGTATTTGTTTATGCCTGTTTAGTATTGGTTTACCACTAAAAGGATACAGAGTTTTTCACTCCACAATAATAAATGAGACTGGTTGAGCATATACCCCGAGGGAAGCAACACGGTTTACAATGTAAATTCACAGCAGCAGAGGCATTCTAGAATCCAAGTTCAGACagcaggggaggagagagggcacTGAGCACCGAGTTTAAGGTGGAAGGAGCAGCCCAGGGAAGGCAAAGCGCACCAAAAATTGCAGCTGGGAGAATCGCCTTTTTACTATCTGACCTTGAGGAAATTACTCAACGGCTCTGTGCTTCATTTCGTCTTCTGTAAAGCGGAGTTAATAATAGTACATGCCTCCCAAGATAGtttcaggattaaatgagctaacacGTGAAAAACCCAATGCAAGCTATTATTCTTGCTGTTAATTGTTTTTcaaccatatttcccaggctgcc includes these proteins:
- the ADGRF4 gene encoding adhesion G protein-coupled receptor F4, giving the protein MKMKSQATMICCLMFFLSTECSHYRSKIHLKAGDKLQSPEGKPKTGRIQEKCEGPCISSSNCSQACAKDFHGEIGFTCNQKKWQKSAETCTSLSVEKLFKDSTGASRLSVAAPSIPLHILDFRAPETIESVAQGIRKNCPLDYACITDIVKSSETTSGNIAFIVELLKNISTELSDNVTQEKMKSYSEVANHILDTAAISNWAFIPNKNASSDLLQSVNLFARQLHIHNNSENIVNELFIQTKGFHINHNTSEKSLNFSMSTKNTTEDILGMVQIPRQELRKLWPNASQAISIAFPTLGAILIEAHLQNMSLPRRVNGLVLSVVLPERLQEIILTFEKINKTRNARAQCVGWHSKKRRWDEKACQMMLDIKNEVKCRCNYTSAVMSFSILMSPKSMTDKVLDYITCIGLSVSILSLVLCLIIEATVWSQVVVTEISYMRHVCIVNIAVSLLTANVWFIIGSNFNIKAQDYNMCVAVTFFSHFFYLSLFFWMLFKALLIIYGILVIFRRMMKSRMMVIGFAIGYGCPLIIAVTTVAITEPENGYMRPEACWLNWDNTKALLAFAIPALVIVAVNLIVVLVVVVNTQRPSIGSSKSQDVAIIMRISKNVAILTPLLGLTWGFGIATLIEGTSLTFHIIFALLNAFQGFFILLFGTIMDHKIRDALRMRMSSLKGKSRAAENASLGPTNGSKLMNCQG